One Triticum dicoccoides isolate Atlit2015 ecotype Zavitan chromosome 5B, WEW_v2.0, whole genome shotgun sequence genomic window carries:
- the LOC119305411 gene encoding protein LURP-one-related 8-like, translating to MAKVHPNVAAPELLAGGRAVVEEQQPTVLTVWRKSLLFNCDGFTVFDSAGGLAFRVDRYGFSSGIRRRAEDVVLMDAAGKPLLTVRRKIKLSLGLGEHWVVYDGEATASTAKPLLSVRRHHAGLRRRASDKTLAHVTPLGPSSAGADAAAYVVEGSYGRRSCAVRDVRGGASVAEVQRKESVGDDVFRLVVPDHRLGTALSMGVVIALDQMFGAASSRTSLLNRSWSA from the coding sequence ATGGCAAAGGTACACCCGAACGTCGCCGCGCCAGAGCTGCTGGCTGGAGGCAGAGCCGTCGTCGAGGAGCAGCAGCCCACGGTGCTGACGGTGTGGCGCAAGTCTCTGCTCTTCAACTGCGACGGCTTCACCGTCTTCGACTCCGCCGGCGGCCTCGCCTTCCGCGTCGACCGCTATGGCTTTTCGTCGGGGATCCGGCGCCGCGCCGAGGACGTCGTGCTCATGGACGCCGCGGGGAAGCCGCTCCTCACAGTGCGGCGCAAGATCAAGCTGAGCCTGGGCCTGGGGGAGCACTGGGTGGTGTACGACGGCGAGGCGACCGCCTCAACCGCCAAGCCGCTCCTCTCCGTGCGCCGCCATCAcgccggcctccgccgccgcgCGTCCGACAAGACGCTCGCGCACGTCACGCCGCTGGGGCCCTCTTCGGCCGGCGCTGACGCGGCCGCCTACGTCGTGGAGGGGTCGTACGGGCGGCGGAGCTGCGCGGTGCGGGACGTGCGCGGGGGTGCCTCCGTGGCGGAGGTGCAGCGGAAGGAGTCGGTGGGGGACGACGTGTTCCGGCTGGTGGTGCCTGATCATCGCCTGGGAACGGCGCTGTCCATGGGCGTCGTCATCGCCCTCGACCAGATGTTCGGCGCCGCCTCGTCGCGGACGTCGCTGCTGAACAGGAGCTGGTCGGCGTAG